The Mesomycoplasma ovipneumoniae genome window below encodes:
- a CDS encoding restriction endonuclease subunit S, whose product MSKNSNISKIRIDEFNQPWVKKRLGDVLKHEQSWKYIESSTKYFNHGIPVLTPGKSFVLGYTKDTKNIKKASENSPIILFDDFTTQSRFINFDFKVRSSALKLLINKNPKDNLHFHYLTLQKIKYNVRHHGRHWLPLFVNFTFFQPDWSEQQKISQLFETLENLVYKLEEKINMLKNLKNNFSYKMFVDLSSDFPLIRFRGFNQPWKNEKITDLFQTYKNNNLENLKLISYSISNKLGFVSQKHFFKNGGKAIFADKRNSQIITKDSFAFNPSTIRVGSLALYKNSTPGLISPMYEAFKLKKEYNSDYFLIWFKTEIFKKLMLKSTNKSVRHIFRLNQIEEYFIKVADTVEQQKISQLFETFDSLILVYEKKVAYFQKIKQTLLNKMFI is encoded by the coding sequence ATGTCCAAAAATAGCAATATTTCTAAAATTAGAATAGATGAATTTAATCAGCCCTGAGTTAAAAAAAGATTGGGTGATGTTTTAAAACACGAACAATCATGAAAATATATCGAGTCATCAACTAAATATTTTAATCATGGAATTCCGGTTTTAACTCCGGGAAAAAGTTTTGTGCTTGGTTATACAAAAGACACAAAAAATATTAAAAAAGCATCAGAAAATTCACCTATAATTTTATTTGATGATTTTACAACTCAATCTCGCTTTATCAATTTTGATTTCAAAGTTAGAAGTTCTGCGCTTAAATTGTTAATCAATAAAAATCCAAAAGATAATCTTCACTTTCACTATTTAACTTTACAAAAAATTAAATACAACGTAAGACATCATGGCCGGCATTGGCTTCCTCTTTTTGTTAATTTTACATTTTTTCAACCGGACTGATCTGAGCAACAAAAAATTTCGCAACTTTTTGAGACACTTGAAAACTTAGTTTATAAACTTGAAGAAAAAATCAACATGTTAAAAAATCTCAAAAATAATTTTAGTTATAAAATGTTTGTTGATTTAAGTTCAGATTTTCCTTTAATTAGATTTAGAGGTTTCAATCAACCATGAAAAAATGAAAAAATTACTGATCTTTTCCAAACTTATAAAAATAATAACTTGGAAAATTTAAAGCTTATTAGTTATTCAATTTCAAATAAACTTGGTTTTGTTAGTCAAAAACATTTTTTTAAAAATGGTGGAAAAGCAATTTTTGCAGATAAACGTAATTCGCAAATAATTACAAAAGATTCTTTTGCTTTTAATCCTTCAACAATTCGAGTCGGCTCTCTAGCTTTGTATAAAAACTCTACTCCTGGATTAATCAGTCCAATGTACGAGGCTTTCAAACTCAAAAAAGAATATAATTCTGATTATTTTTTGATTTGATTCAAGACGGAAATTTTTAAAAAATTGATGCTAAAAAGTACAAATAAATCTGTTAGACATATTTTTCGACTTAATCAAATTGAAGAATATTTTATAAAAGTTGCTGATACTGTCGAGCAACAGAAAATTTCGCAACTTTTTGAAACTTTTGACTCGCTAATTCTTGTCTATGAGAAAAAAGTTGCCTATTTTCAAAAAATTAAACAAACTTTATTAAATAAAATGTTTATTTAG
- a CDS encoding HsdR family type I site-specific deoxyribonuclease — protein MSFKNELEFEQAIVNKLTKNGWQGFRDESVHKNGYSVILENVTEEVLIKNWKDILFHNNKDVLNNVSLSDEEMQEVIDKIDNYPNFVESNILLTNEYIFIKRSNPALDPEKIGKEVQLKIFSKKDIGQGNNIYQIARQVTFKTTKNDEMRADLMLLFNGIPLIHIELKNQSEKIQSAITQIKNYAKNGLYKRIFKLVQIIVAMKPNEMLYLPNTDNIENINEKNFLKWTDKDNYTINDYSKLIEKFFSIPMAHKMIGDYIIADNSDEKNLKVLRSYQVHAVEEIIYNQLKRVLYYSNNLEECQKGGYVWHSTGSGKTLTSFKLATLILEKELSDIVIFVADRIELVTQTLKSFNNFNSSGKIEVIKVESTEDLINHLSTDSIKQKLIITSIHKQSRATDEKFSKKLNKITKKKKIFIFDEAHRTTFGDMFTSILKNMTNSVIFGFTGTPIREINAKNKVSYDDVGVTTKDNFGPELHKYTMQNAMEDKKVLAFSPEYNFMDHMTSAMLDLVQDVKNKIKFNEYHSKFKENDKQIIDLEEKIFEKYATTHEKQYKEEVVKDILRLWPNRSNKYSYSAILTVGSIDSAIKYFEIFREQIEKQNLNLKVTALFDPSIDSSVDSSNKSRGLDKKEDIEKILQQYNKDFSQSFDYKTHKGFKENIQKRLKREDNLTKLENGILTGQLDLLIVVDQLLTGYDSKYINTVYFDRLLKYEHLIQAISRTNRIENNENKPFGNIVFYHRPIFLYEKLTEALTAYAYADPKMADPKKIEVFYEEINKNFRSLEELFSEWEHPDFESVPESIDPNDAKKFIECFIKIKKNLVCAEILGFSWEKNKDNEKILLNEEQWKKLNVRIEDVRIQYNNTNPNKEYDKVFSELDNLQPSVWRETIDSSYIQSLIYERNKKLTWKEFLAQDQVQNEIAKFPKVYQPFAEDCFREMYNDNRGIDINICVDQKRSENFDNEINKFAEEMNIDNKKLKNYINDDNSVNFDKRIDRLVEGRQNEKVKENIMKVKKIPASDIKKIKKSNHKEVVSEFIEAQRAKLKQ, from the coding sequence ATGAGTTTTAAAAACGAATTGGAATTTGAACAAGCAATAGTTAATAAATTAACGAAAAATGGTTGGCAAGGTTTTAGAGATGAATCTGTCCATAAAAATGGGTATAGTGTCATTTTAGAAAATGTCACAGAAGAAGTTTTAATAAAAAATTGGAAAGATATTTTGTTTCATAACAACAAAGACGTACTTAATAATGTTAGTCTTAGTGATGAAGAAATGCAAGAAGTTATTGACAAAATTGATAACTACCCAAATTTTGTTGAATCAAATATATTACTAACTAACGAGTATATTTTCATTAAAAGATCAAATCCAGCGTTAGACCCGGAAAAAATTGGCAAAGAAGTACAATTAAAAATATTTTCAAAAAAAGATATCGGACAAGGAAATAACATTTACCAAATTGCGCGTCAAGTAACATTTAAGACAACAAAGAATGATGAGATGCGTGCTGATTTAATGCTTTTATTTAACGGGATACCTTTAATTCATATCGAATTAAAAAACCAATCTGAGAAAATTCAAAGCGCTATAACCCAAATTAAAAATTATGCTAAGAATGGACTTTATAAACGAATCTTCAAATTGGTGCAAATTATTGTCGCTATGAAACCCAATGAAATGTTGTATTTGCCAAACACAGATAATATTGAAAATATTAATGAAAAAAATTTTTTAAAATGAACTGACAAAGATAATTATACTATAAATGATTATTCAAAATTAATTGAGAAATTTTTCAGTATTCCAATGGCTCATAAAATGATTGGTGACTATATAATCGCGGATAATAGTGACGAAAAAAATCTTAAAGTTCTAAGAAGTTATCAAGTTCATGCGGTTGAAGAAATAATTTACAATCAATTAAAAAGAGTACTATATTATTCAAATAATTTGGAAGAGTGCCAAAAAGGCGGATATGTTTGGCACTCGACAGGATCGGGAAAAACGCTAACTAGTTTTAAATTGGCTACTCTCATTTTGGAAAAAGAGCTTAGTGATATTGTAATTTTTGTTGCTGATCGAATTGAACTCGTCACTCAGACATTAAAATCGTTCAATAACTTTAATTCTTCAGGAAAAATTGAAGTTATTAAAGTAGAATCGACAGAAGATCTAATTAATCATCTTTCTACAGATTCTATAAAACAGAAATTAATTATAACTTCAATTCATAAACAATCACGTGCAACTGATGAAAAATTTAGTAAAAAATTAAACAAAATTACGAAAAAGAAAAAAATATTCATTTTTGACGAAGCACACCGAACAACATTTGGCGATATGTTTACTAGTATTCTCAAAAACATGACAAATTCAGTTATTTTTGGCTTCACAGGCACACCAATAAGAGAAATAAACGCTAAAAATAAGGTAAGTTATGATGATGTTGGAGTAACTACCAAAGATAATTTTGGACCAGAATTGCACAAATACACAATGCAAAATGCTATGGAAGATAAAAAAGTCCTAGCGTTTAGTCCAGAATATAATTTTATGGATCATATGACATCTGCAATGCTAGATTTGGTTCAGGATGTTAAAAATAAAATCAAATTTAATGAATACCATTCTAAATTTAAGGAAAATGATAAACAAATTATTGATCTAGAAGAGAAAATTTTCGAGAAATATGCTACAACTCATGAAAAACAATATAAAGAAGAGGTTGTCAAAGATATTTTGAGATTATGACCTAATCGAAGTAATAAATATTCTTATTCGGCAATTCTAACTGTTGGATCGATCGATAGTGCTATTAAATATTTTGAAATTTTTAGGGAACAAATTGAAAAACAAAATCTAAATTTAAAAGTTACAGCGCTTTTTGATCCTTCAATTGATTCATCTGTTGATTCGTCAAATAAATCGCGAGGATTGGACAAAAAAGAAGATATAGAAAAAATTTTACAACAATACAACAAAGATTTTAGTCAGTCTTTTGATTATAAAACCCATAAAGGCTTTAAAGAAAATATTCAAAAGAGATTAAAGAGGGAGGATAATTTAACTAAGTTAGAAAACGGCATTCTCACAGGTCAATTAGATTTGTTAATTGTTGTTGACCAACTTTTAACAGGTTATGACTCAAAATACATAAACACAGTTTATTTTGATCGACTTCTTAAATATGAACATTTAATTCAGGCAATTTCAAGAACAAACCGTATTGAAAATAACGAAAATAAACCTTTTGGAAATATTGTTTTTTATCACCGGCCAATTTTTTTATATGAAAAGCTTACTGAAGCTCTAACAGCTTATGCTTATGCTGATCCAAAAATGGCAGATCCAAAGAAAATTGAAGTATTTTACGAGGAAATTAACAAGAATTTTAGAAGTTTAGAGGAACTTTTCAGTGAATGAGAGCATCCGGATTTTGAGAGTGTTCCTGAATCAATCGACCCAAATGATGCTAAAAAGTTTATAGAATGTTTTATAAAAATCAAAAAAAATTTAGTTTGTGCTGAAATACTCGGATTTAGCTGGGAAAAAAATAAAGATAATGAGAAAATCTTATTAAATGAAGAGCAGTGAAAAAAGTTAAACGTGAGAATTGAAGATGTTCGAATCCAATATAATAACACTAATCCAAACAAAGAATATGATAAAGTTTTTAGTGAGTTAGACAATCTTCAACCAAGTGTTTGAAGAGAAACAATCGATTCTTCATATATTCAAAGTTTGATTTATGAACGCAATAAAAAACTAACGTGAAAGGAATTTTTGGCACAAGACCAAGTCCAGAACGAAATTGCTAAATTTCCTAAAGTTTACCAGCCATTTGCTGAAGACTGTTTTAGAGAAATGTATAATGATAATCGAGGCATTGATATTAATATTTGCGTTGATCAAAAACGGAGTGAAAATTTTGATAATGAAATAAATAAATTCGCTGAAGAAATGAATATTGATAATAAAAAACTTAAAAATTATATTAACGACGATAACTCTGTTAATTTTGACAAGCGAATCGATAGGTTAGTCGAAGGGAGACAAAACGAAAAAGTAAAAGAAAATATTATGAAGGTAAAAAAAATACCTGCTTCTGATATTAAAAAAATCAAAAAATCCAACCATAAAGAAGTAGTTTCGGAATTTATCGAAGCCCAAAGAGCTAAGCTTAAACAATAA
- a CDS encoding P110/LppT family adhesin N-terminal domain has protein sequence MNAKKHMKIITIGLGTTIFASTVVGIALGFNSYNKSYFQKVVEEPKDFKLDSASSIDKQQVFGLLDKVKIQTNFSDLSAKLALELATNPLYRLDLATVFNFDELKNNGFEISFDLKDVKVENSAINDVLVFVSDPKTNTTVSKKINLTGFSTKSDSNQLENFDIDTKRSSLILKSRKLVSPSELKAKIQDSYSKFLKNLSPARALERAFIENNIGLNLINGQNLPTFLNSKQIISPVLKDKNLSFSSLDDSKATLSLNLEIQNLDTKSKTNFELPIQGLANLDQIFGDLSVFIAQSGQDIFKLKPQVQADLINKDQSLAEVLYQKTNTDFNFSSFFEPNFLKSFKFRANDNDIWDLEILPSLKKVDDSEKDELLNSQQVRFLVSVSPTKNQNLALKVPNFDLEIDFQPDLRPLERQIAKAQGSLAKTTNFSFQKPENSPTITATQINLYVSQIFDIIKNNSETEDNKIIEKVAANTYFLEKGKTGTAEEIQQFTKDLQEHIKKDAEVKPQNPDSENSQQTDNPGGQKTFGLGVSILKTLLLAKTNAQNVELQLNSTPLSKALELNFSLVDKQTGQNLADSKIVISNIFSEKTAYDVTREFNPLVFIDGKNDVVLQEDGESILSDFGRPELKFKGKITKENDGYSITKTIKFQPSQTSTAPDSGTSGVQGSSATTPQNPTNIDKGSFFLAFKISGINDFNKHYLVSSKEGKGIFVQRVKNTQAKASFSRSSDTSGGTRQVFEAQQINNANPQFAFILGSDFDFKLNFNGTGDSEAKPVTNQQALILPPEVLKEIKPDQFAELTRQGNDETTITLQNRSLVYRKFNQTNNFESDAQFIQDGSTIVVEISINKEADGSGTLEVSGYSSSSQRPKFDKVYSKTIFNKDEQGKPSTNKFNTYNLDYFQIGPNPEVVVEQKPNDSGLPKPVFPDSKAKVLIKAFAVVRNSDFGDDENAAKIARDKTLESFVDAYLN, from the coding sequence ATGAATGCAAAAAAGCATATGAAAATAATAACAATTGGCTTAGGAACGACAATTTTTGCCTCAACAGTTGTCGGAATTGCCCTTGGATTTAATAGTTATAATAAATCATATTTTCAAAAGGTTGTTGAAGAACCTAAAGATTTCAAACTTGATTCTGCTAGTTCAATTGATAAACAACAAGTTTTTGGACTACTAGATAAGGTCAAAATTCAAACTAATTTTAGTGATTTATCAGCAAAATTAGCGCTTGAATTAGCGACAAATCCTTTATATAGATTGGATTTAGCGACAGTTTTTAACTTTGATGAACTAAAAAATAACGGTTTTGAAATAAGTTTTGACCTCAAAGATGTAAAAGTTGAAAATAGCGCAATTAATGACGTTTTAGTTTTTGTCAGCGACCCTAAAACTAATACAACAGTTAGTAAAAAAATTAATTTAACCGGATTTAGTACAAAATCTGACTCAAATCAGCTCGAAAATTTTGATATTGACACAAAAAGATCTTCACTAATATTAAAATCCAGAAAATTAGTGAGTCCAAGTGAACTAAAAGCAAAAATTCAAGACTCCTATTCAAAATTCTTGAAAAATTTAAGTCCAGCTCGTGCGCTTGAGCGTGCTTTTATTGAAAATAATATCGGACTTAACTTAATTAACGGACAAAATTTGCCTACTTTTTTAAATTCAAAACAAATTATCAGTCCTGTTTTAAAAGACAAAAATCTTAGTTTTTCATCACTTGATGATTCAAAAGCAACTTTAAGTCTAAATTTAGAAATTCAAAATTTAGATACTAAATCAAAAACCAATTTTGAACTTCCAATTCAAGGACTCGCTAATTTGGACCAAATTTTTGGAGATTTATCTGTTTTTATCGCCCAAAGTGGTCAAGATATTTTCAAACTAAAACCGCAAGTTCAAGCTGATTTAATTAATAAAGATCAATCCTTAGCAGAAGTTTTATACCAAAAAACAAATACAGACTTTAATTTTAGTTCGTTTTTTGAACCTAATTTCCTAAAATCTTTTAAATTCCGTGCAAATGATAATGATATTTGGGATCTAGAAATTCTACCTTCTTTGAAAAAAGTGGACGACTCCGAAAAAGATGAACTTTTAAACAGCCAACAAGTTCGCTTTTTAGTTAGTGTTAGCCCTACAAAAAATCAAAATTTAGCACTAAAAGTGCCAAATTTTGACTTAGAAATAGACTTTCAACCTGATTTAAGACCTCTGGAGCGACAAATTGCAAAAGCCCAAGGAAGTCTTGCAAAAACAACTAATTTTTCATTTCAAAAACCTGAAAATAGTCCAACAATAACAGCAACTCAAATTAATTTATATGTTAGTCAAATTTTTGATATAATTAAAAATAATTCTGAAACTGAAGACAACAAAATTATCGAAAAAGTTGCTGCTAATACTTACTTTTTAGAAAAAGGAAAAACCGGAACTGCCGAAGAAATCCAGCAATTTACCAAAGATTTACAAGAGCACATCAAAAAAGACGCCGAAGTCAAGCCCCAAAATCCTGATTCTGAAAACAGTCAACAAACTGACAACCCAGGCGGACAAAAAACTTTTGGACTCGGAGTTTCAATCCTAAAAACATTACTTTTAGCAAAAACCAATGCCCAAAATGTTGAACTACAACTAAATTCAACCCCTTTATCAAAAGCATTAGAGTTAAATTTTAGTCTTGTTGACAAACAAACCGGCCAAAACCTTGCTGATTCAAAAATAGTTATCTCTAATATTTTTAGTGAAAAAACTGCTTATGATGTTACTCGCGAATTTAATCCTTTAGTTTTTATTGACGGTAAAAATGATGTCGTTCTTCAAGAAGATGGTGAGTCAATTCTTAGTGATTTTGGTCGCCCCGAGCTTAAATTTAAAGGGAAAATAACTAAAGAAAACGATGGATATTCAATCACAAAAACAATAAAATTCCAACCAAGCCAAACTAGTACAGCTCCTGATTCGGGGACTTCAGGTGTTCAAGGATCTTCAGCAACAACACCACAAAATCCAACTAATATCGACAAAGGTTCATTCTTTTTGGCTTTTAAAATTAGTGGAATTAATGATTTTAACAAGCATTACTTAGTTTCTTCAAAAGAAGGTAAAGGAATTTTTGTCCAAAGAGTAAAAAACACTCAAGCAAAAGCATCTTTTTCAAGATCAAGCGATACTTCTGGCGGAACACGTCAGGTTTTCGAAGCACAACAAATTAATAATGCCAATCCACAATTTGCATTTATTTTAGGATCAGATTTTGATTTTAAACTTAATTTTAACGGCACCGGCGACTCAGAAGCCAAACCCGTTACAAATCAACAAGCTCTAATTTTGCCGCCTGAAGTTTTAAAAGAAATTAAACCTGATCAGTTTGCCGAATTAACAAGGCAAGGCAACGACGAGACAACAATTACCTTGCAAAATCGATCACTCGTTTACCGGAAATTTAACCAGACAAATAACTTTGAATCAGACGCCCAATTTATTCAAGATGGATCAACAATTGTTGTTGAAATTTCGATAAACAAAGAAGCTGATGGATCGGGAACTTTAGAGGTAAGTGGATATTCATCTTCAAGTCAAAGACCTAAATTTGATAAGGTTTATTCAAAAACTATTTTTAACAAAGATGAACAAGGAAAACCTTCAACAAATAAATTTAACACTTACAACCTTGATTATTTCCAAATTGGACCTAATCCTGAAGTGGTTGTAGAACAAAAACCTAATGACTCAGGTCTTCCAAAACCAGTTTTCCCAGATTCAAAAGCAAAAGTTTTAATTAAGGCTTTTGCGGTTGTAAGAAATTCTGATTTTGGCGATGATGAAAATGCTGCTAAAATCGCTCGTGATAAAACATTAGAATCTTTTGTAGATGCTTATTTAAACTAG
- a CDS encoding P97 family adhesin — MSKPKQKSLFNVLRKNILSKTGIAVSLFGIAVFTATAVLTTRISYSGDPRENVQNFAKKINLVSFKLGDLSANDDYYSIKNIIFDENGNKQKDLDLSRLVDVFQKTNDLNQKIDLNDEVDIHEPHLKFVDITANDDSRSFEIKYQVKQKLHDQSFVYSDIYSQEISFLQKSQFLRSNFSSKLQKIIKLFQTKFSSLKDKNSTKQFSTDLGNTHATLKGNIFLSRSEDISSFFNLARTSKELENKISELLPQIKHILFDLYNSEENLIPDSNNKIFNFSFEKNQLTNEYAFVDGSGFLNLFLKAEFSVEAQKLLDFPEVKSWIEPVRIVDNEGKSLFTTSKSLIESIELSNIESKKLVNISVLDFLNLLQTKFTLSNFDIKNAKINKEIVQIINQVLEKPLNIGLKNSSNKLPNEGVNLVFDPFNVEISKNDNKFDLKLPYKIQISEKFYGNESSEIVEEKLGVLNLENFSIIDENSDQKIDDGRYFLFLNPNFDLKMFKKDDTAKDKQELAEVKDSEKTEESEPEKVPVQEAASAEGQSTTSDTSTTTTQPTATDTTVQTESTTQVEGNTQIKKQPKYKYFLLNSNNPYSKKEIDQLIQDNDFEKLNRHLQSLSGYNYNFSDHESLIKAWSGTLIFPFDYANSFVRDTSLQAQKTGTISLNSTQFLQNPNETGAFYSFLAKQNPRIVVQAFVDFLKTSGLIFNFVDLDRDYNFDWNKIFESARQVKLNSSNFNKFSFNNQYTNLESSGFLSTLFLPKDVKTKISTLKNDATILESLTSLNLFDQNNSDQIAKFEKIDENIANFETLADVISAFYFKAGLLNNYQNWSEIALLDSEIIFEPNDEISLNELEEIKKQSTSGQSEDVSKNYKAINYYYKLGIKDEFGKISGPLFESPKTTLILKTIDEKTAKVNEITKKLDQIIDAIPVSYQTIHLSEEDFNKLTGANSTTTGGSGGTVAVQASLVSSLSSQILEPKVLVKPFSDTEGTQEAEVTQQVQQAEQPQVEQQAQEVQETEAEGEQQTQDAETTESNAETQPTVETETPVEPQQEQDELTKKLPKFGAEISKILTQSFTGLFTSTEKDTPKLKINIEIKDDTLNDPNKKLITIQVGIPESYLEKLTADEKTDQEAKKDEKSSEQPETNQEQSDNESTSDQGQTDQQQQQNNGTASDQSQTTQQPSESSESETVEAKQVLASESPAPAPTSSPAPTPPAAAPASEPAASSEAAPAAPTPAEVPAPPAATPEQPKEEKYRYSKRFNITVIKQVARSQTPSESTPESTVQS; from the coding sequence ATGAGTAAACCTAAACAAAAATCACTATTTAATGTTTTGAGAAAAAATATTTTGTCAAAAACGGGAATAGCAGTTAGTCTTTTTGGAATTGCGGTTTTCACGGCTACCGCCGTTTTAACTACTCGGATTTCTTATTCGGGTGATCCGCGAGAAAATGTTCAAAATTTTGCCAAAAAAATTAACTTAGTCTCATTTAAATTAGGTGATTTATCTGCTAATGATGATTATTATAGTATAAAAAACATAATTTTTGATGAAAATGGAAACAAACAAAAGGACCTTGATCTTAGTCGTCTTGTTGATGTTTTTCAAAAAACAAATGATCTAAACCAAAAAATTGATCTTAATGATGAAGTTGATATTCATGAACCACACTTAAAATTTGTCGATATTACAGCAAATGATGATAGTCGAAGTTTTGAAATTAAATATCAAGTTAAACAAAAGTTGCATGACCAAAGTTTTGTATACTCAGATATTTATTCTCAAGAAATTAGTTTTTTGCAAAAATCACAGTTTTTACGCTCAAATTTTAGCTCTAAATTACAAAAAATTATTAAACTTTTTCAGACTAAATTCTCTAGTCTAAAAGATAAAAACTCAACCAAGCAATTCTCAACTGATTTGGGAAATACCCATGCAACTTTAAAGGGCAATATTTTTCTAAGTCGATCTGAGGACATATCAAGTTTTTTCAATTTAGCTCGTACTTCAAAGGAACTTGAAAATAAAATAAGTGAATTATTACCGCAAATCAAGCATATTTTATTTGATCTATATAACAGTGAGGAAAATTTAATTCCTGATTCTAATAATAAAATCTTTAATTTTTCCTTTGAAAAAAATCAGTTAACAAATGAATATGCCTTTGTTGATGGTAGTGGTTTTTTAAATTTATTTTTAAAAGCTGAATTTAGTGTCGAAGCTCAAAAACTACTTGATTTTCCTGAAGTTAAAAGTTGAATTGAACCAGTTAGAATTGTTGATAATGAAGGAAAATCATTATTTACAACTTCAAAATCTTTAATAGAAAGTATCGAATTATCAAATATTGAATCTAAAAAATTAGTCAACATTAGCGTTCTAGATTTTCTAAATTTATTACAGACAAAATTCACCTTATCGAACTTTGACATAAAAAACGCAAAAATAAATAAAGAAATCGTTCAAATAATCAATCAAGTTTTAGAAAAACCTTTGAATATTGGATTAAAAAATTCATCAAATAAATTGCCTAATGAGGGTGTTAATTTAGTTTTTGATCCTTTTAATGTTGAAATTTCTAAAAATGACAATAAATTTGACTTAAAATTACCTTATAAAATTCAAATTTCTGAGAAATTTTATGGTAATGAATCATCGGAAATAGTTGAAGAAAAATTAGGTGTTCTTAACCTAGAAAACTTTAGCATTATTGATGAAAATAGCGACCAAAAAATTGACGATGGGCGCTATTTTCTTTTTTTAAATCCAAATTTTGATTTAAAAATGTTCAAAAAAGATGATACTGCTAAGGATAAACAAGAGCTCGCTGAAGTTAAGGATAGCGAAAAAACTGAAGAATCAGAGCCAGAAAAAGTTCCTGTACAAGAAGCTGCTTCCGCCGAAGGCCAATCTACAACAAGTGACACATCTACAACAACTACCCAACCTACAGCAACTGACACAACAGTCCAAACTGAATCTACTACACAAGTTGAAGGTAATACTCAGATCAAAAAACAACCAAAATACAAATACTTTTTACTAAATTCTAACAATCCTTATAGTAAAAAAGAAATTGATCAACTAATTCAAGATAATGATTTTGAAAAATTAAATCGTCATCTCCAAAGTCTAAGTGGTTATAATTATAATTTTTCAGATCACGAAAGTTTAATTAAAGCTTGAAGTGGAACATTAATTTTCCCATTTGACTATGCAAATAGTTTTGTGAGGGATACTTCACTACAGGCGCAAAAAACCGGCACAATTTCATTAAATTCCACTCAGTTTTTGCAAAATCCTAATGAAACTGGTGCTTTTTATTCATTTTTAGCAAAACAAAATCCTAGAATTGTAGTTCAAGCATTTGTTGATTTTTTAAAAACATCAGGTTTAATTTTTAATTTTGTTGACCTTGATAGAGATTATAATTTTGATTGAAATAAAATTTTTGAAAGTGCAAGACAAGTTAAACTTAATTCAAGCAATTTTAACAAATTTAGCTTTAATAATCAATATACCAACCTTGAAAGTTCAGGATTTTTATCAACATTATTTTTACCTAAAGATGTTAAAACCAAAATTTCAACTTTAAAAAATGATGCAACAATTCTTGAATCATTAACAAGTCTAAACCTTTTTGACCAAAATAATAGTGATCAAATCGCAAAATTTGAAAAAATTGACGAAAATATCGCTAATTTTGAAACTTTAGCAGATGTAATTAGTGCCTTTTATTTTAAAGCAGGTCTTCTAAATAATTATCAAAATTGGTCAGAAATTGCCCTTCTAGATTCAGAAATTATTTTCGAGCCAAATGATGAAATTTCACTAAATGAACTTGAGGAAATTAAAAAACAAAGCACTTCAGGCCAAAGTGAAGATGTTTCAAAAAATTATAAAGCTATTAACTATTATTACAAATTAGGAATAAAGGATGAATTTGGAAAAATTAGTGGTCCGCTTTTTGAAAGTCCAAAAACCACACTAATACTCAAAACAATTGACGAAAAAACTGCAAAAGTTAACGAAATTACTAAAAAACTCGACCAAATAATCGATGCAATTCCCGTTTCTTACCAAACAATTCACCTAAGTGAAGAAGATTTTAATAAATTAACTGGTGCAAATAGCACAACTACAGGTGGGTCAGGCGGTACCGTTGCGGTTCAAGCGTCTTTGGTTTCTAGTCTTTCTTCACAAATTTTAGAACCAAAAGTACTTGTAAAACCTTTTAGTGACACTGAGGGAACTCAAGAAGCCGAAGTAACTCAACAAGTTCAACAAGCTGAACAGCCTCAGGTTGAACAACAAGCTCAAGAAGTTCAAGAAACTGAAGCTGAAGGTGAACAACAAACTCAAGATGCTGAGACAACAGAAAGCAATGCCGAAACTCAACCCACTGTTGAAACTGAAACCCCTGTTGAACCTCAACAAGAACAAGACGAACTTACAAAAAAATTACCAAAATTTGGTGCTGAAATTAGCAAAATTCTTACACAAAGTTTTACTGGTTTATTTACTTCAACAGAAAAAGATACTCCTAAATTAAAAATTAACATCGAAATTAAGGATGATACTTTAAATGATCCAAATAAAAAACTTATCACAATTCAAGTGGGAATTCCAGAATCTTATCTAGAAAAACTTACTGCCGATGAAAAAACCGATCAAGAGGCAAAAAAAGACGAAAAAAGTTCAGAACAACCCGAAACTAATCAAGAACAAAGTGATAATGAAAGCACTTCTGATCAAGGACAAACCGATCAACAACAACAACAAAATAATGGAACGGCTTCAGATCAAAGTCAAACTACTCAACAACCAAGTGAATCAAGCGAATCTGAAACTGTTGAAGCAAAACAAGTTTTAGCTTCTGAAAGCCCTGCCCCTGCTCCAACCTCATCTCCCGCTCCAACTCCCCCAGCCGCAGCCCCAGCGTCTGAGCCAGCGGCTTCCTCTGAAGCCGCTCCAGCAGCACCAACGCCTGCCGAAGTTCCAGCTCCCCCTGCGGCAACTCCCGAACAACCAAAAGAAGAAAAATATCGTTATTCAAAAAGATTCAATATTACTGTAATTAAACAAGTTGCCCGAAGTCAAACTCCGAGCGAATCAACACCAGAAAGTACAGTTCAAAGTTAA